CGAAGAAAGTTTTAGACTTGTAAAGGCTGAGGGTAGGAAAAAGGGTCAGCATTTAGATTTGAAGCCTATCGATTCAGCTGCAGTGCAGTATGGAAAAATGCAGTCAAAAAAGGCAATTTCAAATGTGCTTCACAATGTGCTTTCTGTTTATAGATATGCAAGTCTTTCAGAGCTGAATGCTGTCTTGCAGCAGTACAATGTTCTGGCTGACAGAGGAGGGGAGGACTCACGGATATTTAAGGCGGGAGGGCTAGTTTACCGGATACTGGATGAAAATAGAAAACCGGTTGGAGTGCCTGTCAAAGCGAGTGATTTTTACAGCAGACCTACACTGAAATTTTTGGAAGACAGATTTAAAATTGGCAGAACTTCCGCATCTGTATATGAGAAGAAAAGGATAAAGAATAAAATTGATATGGCCTTTTTGGAGAAAAAGATTTCGCTTTCAAAGATGGCTGAAATTTTAAAAAAAGACGGAATTGATGCCATCTTTAGAAAAAGCGCGGATGGGAATATATATGGAATTACATATGTGGATCATGTAACAAAATTTGTTTTCAACGGCAGCAGTCTGGGAAAACTTTACAGCGCTAAAGCGGTTCAGATAAGATGCAGTCAGGAAAGATATAGCATTGTAAATGAGGGAGCGGCTATTGGTAAGATAACTTATAAATCTGATGATGTAAAACAGACTGCAGTCAGCAGTGCTGGCTGGCTGGACGATGTTGTCACACAGAGCGCAGGATTGGATTTTAATGCTTTAATCGAGCGAGTGGTGGAAAGACTCACAGCGCTTGAAAATCCGTCAGATTATATTCCTGAACAGCTTAAAAGCAAACGTAGGACCAGAAGAAAAAAAGGACATTCCAATAATCAGTAAAAATTTAAAATTATGGCAATGCAGACAGGAGAAAATGAACAGGCGCTTAGAAAGATTTTAGATATGACAAGGCTGATAAGCATCGTTATTTTAGGAATACATTTTTATTATTATTGTTATGACGCCTTCAGTAAATGGAACCTTGTCAGCGGGTTTAGCGATAAGATATTAAGCAATATAAAGCAGACAGGATTATTCAGCAGTTTTCATAAATCAAAATTTCTGGTCCTGTTGTTTTTATTGATTTCACTTCTGGGTTCAAAAGGCAGGAAAGATGAAAAACTTGGCTATAAAACCGCTTGGGCATACCTAATTATGGGACTGCTGATTTATTTTGTCAGTTGCCTTAGTTTACTTTTTAATGTGGGAGTAACGGCTAGGGCAGGAGTTTACATTATTGTTGCATCAGCAGGTTTTCTATTGATCCTTTCTGGAGGTACGTTGATGTCCCGAATCATAAAAAACAGGCTGAACCAGAAGGATATTTTCAATAAAGAAAATGAAACCTTTCCACAGGAAGAGAGGCTCTTGGAAAATGAATATTCCATAAACCTTCCCGCCCGTTATTTTCTGAAAGATAAAATCCGAAACAGCTGGATAAATATTATTAACCCGTTTAGGGCTTTAATGGTTTTAGGAACTCCAGGTTCCGGGAAATCTTATTTTGTAATCCGCCATGTAATTACCCAGCATATAAAGAAAGGTTTTAGCATGTTTGTCTATGATTTCAAGTACGATGACCTCTCCAAAATTGTCTATAATACTTTTGAAAAAAACAAGCATGTTTATAAGGTTATGCCGAAATGCTACTTTATAAATTTTGATAAAATTATGCATCGATGCAATCCTCTTGATCCTGATGGGATGGAGGATATAACGGATGCTTCTGAATCCGCCCGCACCATTTTAATGGGACTCAACAGGGAGTGGATTAAAAGGCAGGGAGATTTTTTTGTCGAATCGCCGATTAATTTTCTTTCCGCTGTAATCTGGTATCTGAGAAAGTATCGCAGCGGGGAATTCTGTACGCTTCCCCACGTGATTGAACTCATGCAGGCTGACTATGACAGCCTCTTTACGCTGCTTCGCACAGAAAAGGAAATAGAGGTACTGATCAATCCTTTTATCAGCGCATACCAGAATGAGGCAATGGACCAGCTGGAGGGGCAAATTGCCACCGCAAAAATTGCTATGGCAAGACTTTCATCCCCCCAGCTGTACTATGTTTTGACAGGAAATGATTTTACTTTGGATATCAACAATCCTGATGAGCCTAAAATAGTATGCATGGGAAACAATCCGCAGAAAATACAGATTTACGGAGCCGTAATTTCGCTCTATGTAAACAGGCTGGTGAAGCTTGTCAATAAAAAAGATAGGATGAAATCCAGTCTGGTTTTTGATGAATTTCCAACCATTTATCTAAATAATATGGACAGCCTTATTGCCACAGCCAGAAGCAATAAAGTAGCAACTTGTTTAGGGATTCAGGACTTCAGCCAGCTTCGTAAAGATTACGGACGCGAGCAGGCTGATGTCATAATGAATATCACCGGAAATATAATCTCCGGGCAGGTTACAGGAGATACGTCCAAACAATTATCAGAACGTTTCGGGAAAATTATGCAGGATAGGGAAAGTATTTCCATTAACAGTGGCGACACTTCAATAAGCCGTTCAAAACAGCTTGAGTCGGCCGTTCCTCCATCTAAGATTGCAGCACTGAGCGCAGGGGAATTTGTGGGTATGGTTGCAGACAATCCGGACTGTAAAATTGAGCTTAAAACTTTTCACTGCGAAATTATCAATGATCATGAAGCGCTCAAAAAAGAAGAAAATAATTTTAAGGAAATACCGCCTGTGCGAAAGCTTGATAACGCTATGATTCAGCGAAATTATCTTCAGATTAAGCAGGATATTCATGATATAATAAATTCTGAAATGGAACGTCTTTTAAACGATCCCGCGTTGGCATATTTAGTATTGAAAAAAATAATTAATTAATTCTAAAATCAAATACATTTCTTTGCTCAGGCAATTCAAATCAGGCTTTGTTTATCAATATCCTATTATAAAGAAATTATGAAATCGCTAGCGCACATGTTTTCTAAAAGAACGGACAATTTCGAAAGCCCCAATACTTACAAATATCCTAGCCAGAAAATCGTACAAAGATGTCCAGTTTCCCAGCTTACTTATTTCAGACATAAATTCTATTCTATGCAATGGATTGATAAACTGTGGAAAGTAGGTAAGAAGAGAGTCAAAGAAGAAAAAGATTCCTTTTGTGCTTAGATCAACTTTTATCTGCTTGAGGCTGCTTATATAAAGACAGAAAAAAATGAAAGCAATCGAAATTGTAACCAGGCATGCCCTGATCCAGTCGGTTCCATGTGAGCTGAATAATCTTGAAACATAAATTGCAATCCTTGACCCGACATTATTGCCAGTTGAGTCATACTTTAGATATTTGTTTAAGTAAGACTGTGATATCTTATAATAGTCGGCTTTGTCTTTTGAATTGTTCTGCTTTGCCGCTGTAGTATATAAATCATTGTAAACATTATAATAATTGAGAAAATTATCAGCGGAATTTACATCGTGTATTTTTGCATGCACGAGCTTTACTGCCGTAAGATCTGAATTTTTTATTGCAATGATATATCTTTCAAAATTAATTGACCGTAACTCCAAAATTCCAACGGATGAGTCATGGATCTGAAATTTGATTTCCGGATCCTCCTCATATGAAACAAAATCATCGTAGTGATTTTTTTCGATAAAATCCCTGAATACGAATACAAGAAAGTTTCCCGTTAACAGGTCGTTTGCTGTTATCCTCTTATCGAGCTTTGAAATAATCCTCAGCTCACTCTCGTTTGCTTCTTCTGAATCATGATAAGCCTTAACATATTCCTGACGATCTTTAACAATAAAAGATTTGACTCCGGACGTTACGAGATTTGAAAGGTAGATCTTTCCATCGTTATTGAGTCCGTTAATGTCAATGGATTTATTTATGATGGCATTGAAATCGAGACGGGAGGCAATGTTAAAATAGCCTGTTAGGCATATATTGTTGATTATTGACTTCCTCGCAGTAATTGTTATACCCGACTGTGAAGTTATATAAAGTTCCTTAATAAGCAGAAATGCGCCGCTGATTGAAAAAAAAGTCTTCTCATTGACAGGTTTGATTTCCATAATCTGCATTTTTCCCGCTTCTAATATTATTCCATTAGCTGCCTCAGTTCTGTCAAAGGATAGATAGAGGAGATCGCAGCTCGTAATTCTAAAGCTTTTTTCAAGCCGGCAGTTTTCCAGCAAGATACTATGGGCATAAATAGAAAATATAAGGAAGTCATTGGAAAATGTGCAGTTTCGAAATTCAATTGATCCAGGACATTCAGCATTTTCAATGTAAACATCTTCAAAACTGCAGTTTGAAAACGTGACGGTTTCTTTGATGTTTTTATCACGGATAATTAATTTGCCCGTAATATTTCTGTCTGCGATTAATTTAGTTCTAAATACAGATAGAGTGGTAATTCTTTCTGGGTTTTCAAGCAGTTGTAAAATATCTTCTGGACTTATATTTTCCATGGTATCTTTAATTGGTCATATAAATATATTAAATCAAATGATTATTTATGTTGAACTGCAGCTTAAAAAGATTTTTGTACTTTCTTTCTGCAATTATTTTCAATTATAACCGCATTAGTAGCTATTAAGCGGGGCATCTAATATTGGTAAGTTCTAATTGTTAAACATTTAGTGAGCTGATTTCTGTGGGCAGTTCCAAATCCAAATTCTCTGCTATCTGTTTAAATTCATTCATTTTTGTCTGATTGCGAATAAAAAGGCGGTCAATACTGTCTCGTAGGAAATAGGACTTGTACTGCTCTTTATTAAATTCTTCACATAAAATTCTGACTGCCTCTTCCTTTAGTGGATATAATTCCAGATATTTAGTATAAAGTACATAATGTTTATTCATGAATTTCCAATACTCCCGCTGATTTGGGTTTTTTACGATAAACAATTCTTCATACAATACCTCGCCAAATCCGTTGGACGATAAAACGTAGTGATCATCTTGGCTCTGGGGGTATTTATATAAACTGACAATTTTTTTGTTGGCTTCCTGAATCTGGTTTTTGGGGATTAAGTTATTACGCAACATTGAAGCGTATACTCCCATAACATTGGACATTTTTTTGATTTTAGTACTCCAGAAGTTTCTGATCTCCTGATTGTTGTATCCCAGCATTGAAATAATGGCTGGGTATTCATTTATGTATGCATTAAGATAATTCTCCTCAGACTTTAAAAATGTAACAAGTGATTGCGAAATATCCGAATCGTTCAGTTGTATTACTTTCTGCATTAATGTAATTTCGTTACTGTAGTCCCACAGATCAGTTACTCTAAAAAATAGGTCGTTCCAGAAATCATGCATTTCAACTTTGGTCACAGCACCCTTGATCTCTTTAATTAGAGGCATGACATCTTCATCAGCTGCAGTATATGATCTGTTATAATGTCTGCTGAATTTATTTAGCAGCGTTACTCTGCCTCCCTCTATGGTAATTTTTTGAAGATTTGATTGAAGGAATGTCCAGAAATTTTCAACATGAAAATTAGTGATAATGTTATCTTTATTATGGACGCAGTCATTTCTTCTGTCTTTCCAGTATCTGATTTGGGTTCTTAAATTGTCATTTATTACAAATACCGGATCTTGGGTTCTGACGGGCGGTTTTTCACCATTCATCTTTTCTTTCTGCATTGAAGCATCGAAAATGCTTTCTTCCCATTTATCCTCATTTTTTAAGTTAGAGATAAGGTTTTTCCACAAGTGGTCAGGAAAAAGAGCTGGTTTTTCTGCGCTCATAACCCTTTCTTTCAATGTTACCAGAAATCCCAGGTATGCCATCAGTAAAGATGCATTGTATGCCTGCGCCTTATAGCAGTTGACAGAAGTGATGAACAGATTTTTTGTGTTTTCCGGCAGGAGACTTTCTTCAGTCCAGATTTCGAATTTCAGTTTCATAGGAAATTTTTGAAATCAAATATAATCAAGTTTTTAGAGAATGCAGTTTTCATTCGAAACGGATAAAAAGGCAGCCAAGTTAGCGTGCACCGGATCCTGCAGGCACATAACGGCTCTGCCGCCCTTCGGGACTTATTGCCCTCCGTATCCTTGATGCCCGCTTTATTGCCGCTTTCTTTTTTTCCGTTTTTTCTTTTGAAAACAATTTGTGGGAATGGCAGGGGAAAAGAATTTTAAAACAGTAATCATTTAAAATTTAGAAATCATGGAAATCACAGGAAGATTAACAAGGGATGCAGTTGTTGCCAAAACGGCAAAAGACAGGGAGGTGGTAAACTTCTCCATAGCAGTTAACGATACTTACAAAGCCAAAGGAAGTACGGAAACAACAAAAATAGTGACCTATATCGATTGTTCGTACTGGCTCAGTGCGGGTGTTGCCCAGTGGCTCAAAAAAGGCGCAATGGTGGAGCTTTTTGGACGAGTGGGAGTAAACGCCTATCTCAATTCGGAGGGAAAAGCCGTGGCAAGCCTCACTTTTCACACAAGCAACATCAAAATACTGGTGTTTGTCTCAGATGCGCAAGCCTTGCAGGAGCAGTCAGCTCCTGCAGAAAATAACAAAAAGGAACAGCCTGACGACCTGCCTTTCTAATCTAAATCAAATGTACAAGCCTAAAGAAATGAGTTATGAAAGCCTTGAAAAAATCAGTATATGCCGAGTATGACGTGCACGATGCATTCCAAAAGATAGTTCTTTTGGAAATGCAGTCTTATGACGGAACAAAGAAACAGCAGCTCAAAGCATTCCTTGAAGATATGCAGAGAAGCGGTTGCATCAGCGGTATGATATCCCAGTTTATTTATCATGCCGACTGTAAAAAGTTCTACATCGAACATTTGGATGATTTGGAAGACATCAGAAAAGAAATGGAAGATTCCATTGGGGAAGCGGTAAAAGACCGTTACGGTCTGCCTCACTACACTTTTATGTGCTGGCTCTGCTTTGAAGAGTACTGTTACGACATCTACAGAAACTCTTTTGAATAATCTTTTTGTTTCATCTTAAATCTTCCCTTATGAAAGCTTCAGAAAACTTTAAGACCGCTATAGAAAATTACCTCAATCAGACCGCCCTTGCTGACGCTGTCTTTGCAAAGGAGTTCGCCAAGGAATCTAAAAACTTGGAAGGCTGCTGCAATTACATATTCGGCGAGGTGAAAAAAACGGGACTGTGCGCCTTTGACAATCAGGAAATATTTGACATGGCGGTCAGATACTACACCGATGACAGCATCGGACAGCCTCAGCCTGTAAACTGCAAAGTTTTGGCAGGTCAGCCTCCCGCGGCTGATTTGTTTACTTCAGTTGTAGAAGTTCCGCAAAATACTGCCGCTGTAAAAACGGCACCCACTGCTCCAAAACTCGAATCAAAAACCTTAACGCTTTTTGATTTATGATACCCAAAACCAACATCGAAAAACAGATTGTGTCCCTTAGTGAGACCCTTTCGCCTGTATCGCAGAAGATGCAGGTTTGGGCAGAAAAAAACATTTTCATCAAATGGGGCGTGCTTTCAAGGGGGAAATTCCACTGCCTGGAATGCGCCCACTCCTGGAAGCCCGATGCGCAGAAAGCATCGTGCCAAAAGTTTATCAATTGCAATTCATGCAGGGGAAAGCTTAAAATGCACCAGTACAATCAGGTGCATTTCAAAGAAATAGAATATTTCGCTGTGTTGGATGTATGCGGTGGATTTCAGGTCGTGCGCATCATCTGTTCGCACAAGAATATGAAAAAGAACTGCATGCCGACTTATTTCCATAAGGAAGTGATGCAGCATTGGATAAACGTGAAAGGGGAGGTGCGAACGCTTTCTCTCGGCACCAATGTTTTCTCGCAAGCCTATGATTCTTGGAAATATTATACTTCCCTTGAAATCCGCCCGAAAAGTTTTGAGGATTCTCCCAAGTACCGCATCAATCCATATAAGGTTTATTCATCGACAAAGACCATTTCCGTTTTGAAAAGAAACGGCTTCAAAGGCAGCTGCTGCGGTATCGCTCCACAGATTCTCTTCACTGCTCTTTTGAAAGATTCCCATGCAGAGACGCTTCTCAAGACTGGGCAGACCGATTTTCTTTCCCATTATCTGACCTCGCACTCACAGCACATCAGGGAGAACTGGCAGGCAGTGAAAACCTGCGCTAAGAACCATTACAAGGTAAAGGATTTTATAATGTGGGAAGATTACATCTCCCTGCTCAGATGGTTCAAAAAGGATTTGAATAATGCCGATTTGGTATGCCCTGAGAATTTGGAAGAGGTGCACGACAGGCTAGTGGAGAGAAAACGCATAATCCAAAGACGTCAGCATATAAAAGAGCTACGCCAAGAAATACAGCAGGCGCAGATTGGCTATGAAGAGCAGAAAAAACAGTTTTTCGGATTGGAGTTCACTCGTGAGAATCTTTCCATCTGCGTGATGGAAAGCGTGCATGATTTTCTGGAACAGGGCGATATGCTCCGCCACTGCGTGTTTACCAACGAATACTACAAGAAGAAAAACTCCCTTATCCTTTCGGCTAGATTTGAGAACAAGCCTGTGGAGACCATAGAGGTGGCGCTTCCCTCGCTTGAAGTCCTGCAGTGCAGGGGAGACAAAAACAAGATTTCCCCGCATCACAAGAAGATTTTAAAGCTTCTGCATCAGAACCTCTATCAGATTAAAAAGCGAATGAAAAACAAAAAAGAAGAAAGAGCCGAAATTTAGTTTTCGGCTTTTTTGTGGTATTTCGCGGCGCAGACACTTGAAGGGGCTATTGTTTCAGGGTTCAGGCTTAATTCCGAAACAAAGCTCGGGAAGGAAAGGCGGTTCGCAGAAAAAAATTCCCCCATAAATGCAGGTGGAAAAACCTGCTTTATTGCGTTGCTTTTTTCGCTCGCTTTCTCATTCCCGGTGCAGGTTCCATTATTAATCTTTAAACTTTAGAAATCATGGAAACTTCAAAAACACTTCAGAACTGGAATCAGGTAGCAGAAATTGAATTGGTCTATAAAACAAAAGTAAAAGCATCCGAAAGACCTTTTATCAATTCTTCCAAAACGGCTTACCAGCTGGCACTCCAGTCCTGGAATCCTGATACAATAGAATTTTTCGAGCAGTTTAAAATCATGCTTTTAAATCAGTCCAATAAAGTGCTCGGAATTTATGAAGTATCTTCTGGAGGTATTTCCGGCACTGTGGTTGACCTCAGACTGATTTTTGCATCAGCACTTAAAGCAAATGCCGTAGCGCTGATTATGATTCATAACCATCCATCAGGTCAGTTTAAGCCTTCCGAGGCTGACAAACAGATAACCAATAAAGTGAAAGAAGCAGGGAGAATTATGGATATTACACTTATGGATCACCTGATCATTACTCCTGAAACCTATTATTCCTTTGTTGATGAAGGCGCTTTATAGCTCCTTCATCATAATTTTTATTTGAAATAGGTAAAAGCAATTTAAAAAGAAGTTATCTGAAATCTGCGTATAAAACTATTATAGTTCGCACATGCCATTTATCCATGAAAATATTTCGAAGAAGCCAAATAGGTTAATTAATAATAGAGTGGTACTTATGTATTCTTGCGGTACCTTGAGGAGGAGAGCAAAAAAGGTATCTATCAAAACGGTCATTTTAAATTACGAGAGATTTTCTAAAGTAATTCTTCCAATACTTTTTCAGATGTTTTTCTTGAGCGGTAGTCTCTGAGAAGTTTATCAAAGGACTGCAGCAGCTGTTTTCTCAGCTTTCTGCTTGCTTTGCCTGAGTCTTTTAAAGAATTAAAGGCACCAATAATAAATCGTGTTGTTTCATGATCTCTTTGATATCCCCTGTCGCGATGCAGATTATTGTTGTCAGATTCTACAGCCATATTAAAAAGTTTAATGCAAAGAACTGGATTGCTGATGCATTGTTGGGTCAGGTATCGAACAAGAGAGCCCGAAAACTGAAATTTTGGTGATTTGATATACTTAGTCAAAAACTCAGAAATGTCATCTAGTTTAAGTGTTTCAAATTCTGAATAGAAGATGTGAAGTCTTTCATCTGATTCTGCATTATTGGACTCTAAGATCTGTAACAACACTTTGTTTGATTTGTCAGGAGATGCATCATTGAAATAGAAATGCTCAAAGACTAAATTAAAAGATGAATTTCCAGATGAAGAATTAACTTTAATTAACTTGAATAGCAGTTCTTCCGCTCCTTCTTTTTGCAGAAGATAAGAAAGATACAGGATTGAAAAAAGCCACTGTGAGTCTTCCTTTCCAAGTGAACTGCATGAAATAAGTTTTAGATATATCGGAACTAATTTTTTAAAATCATGATTTCCCATATACTGCATAGACCAGATTGCTGATGCCAGGACATAAACATTATCTTCTTGCCGGAGGTGGTCACTGAAAATATTGAAAGATTTTTCCCTGTTGATTTTGTTTAAATATGCAAAATAACGGACTACAACGGCTTTTTGTTCATCAGGGCCGTTTTGAAGCATATCCTGAACCGCAGGGAAGATAAAATCTTCGTACTTATTAATTTGAAGACAAATAAGGTTTTTTGCTGCGCGTCCATAAATTGTATTTATGCCAGCTGTTAAAAGCCCTCTGGTAGAAGTGTCAACATATTTTGAATAGTCTATCTTTTTTCCTTCAACTGTTTTTCCTGTTATAATTAGATAATCCAATATATCAGCATCTTGAATATTGGATTTTAAAAGGTAATTAGCAATATTCAAAAATGAATATTTATCCAGAAATTTTTCTCTGGACGGCATAATTTTTTTGAACAATTGATGGATTTTTTCTGCGTCAAATTCAGCTTCACATAGACCTTCAAGTCCATAAAGAGCATATTCCAGATTGATTTCACCATTCTGGATTACTTTTTCAATAATCTGTGCTTTTTCCTGGGTTGGATACTTTTTAGTAAAATCTTTAAAAGCCCTGGCGTGCTCGTAAAGCCCGCCTTTTCTTGAATCTTCTTGAAAAGGCTCTCTTTCGGCATTATATTTTTTAAAGGATTTCAGCCATTGGCTCACCGACATTCTCTCGTATGCATTATCTGACAATGGTCTATGTACAACTCCGGCTAATAGATCATGGGAATGATATGTTTCTTTGTATGGCTTAAATTTACGGTTTAATTCCTGTTTTAGTTTTCTAAGTTCTTTATTCTGTTCAATTATATCATCTGGAAAACGCTGTAGCAGGACATGCTGGGTATGACCAACATTCAAATATTTAATGCCATCTCTATACACGGCTGTCTCTCCTGGAATTCTAAGACTCAGCATCATTGCTATAATTTCCTGCACATGGATTTGGCTGAAAAATGGCAGGCTCTTCTGTAATATATCACGATATTCTACACCCAGATCACGCGAGGTCATAAATCTTTTTTTATCGTAAAAATGTTTAAAAAGTTTAAAAATCTCGTCTAAGTAGATTCTTTCAGAACCGTTTATGGCATATACCAAAAGACGCTGAACTGAATCAAATTCTGAATTTCGGTGTTCTTCGGCAAATCGTAAAAATTTCGGATCACAATTCTGTGCCAATTGGCGTATA
The Flavobacterium flavigenum genome window above contains:
- a CDS encoding relaxase/mobilization nuclease domain-containing protein, which codes for MVAVIKTGSSIHNIFNYNENKVKQKKAECIGEGNYPADVEKMSVSMRLNRFLKQNALNENVKRNSVHISLNFDTSETDLTNEKLVEIAKTYMQKIGFGEQPYLVYRHYDAGHPHIHLVSVKVRQDGSRIDMHNIGRNQSETARKDIEESFRLVKAEGRKKGQHLDLKPIDSAAVQYGKMQSKKAISNVLHNVLSVYRYASLSELNAVLQQYNVLADRGGEDSRIFKAGGLVYRILDENRKPVGVPVKASDFYSRPTLKFLEDRFKIGRTSASVYEKKRIKNKIDMAFLEKKISLSKMAEILKKDGIDAIFRKSADGNIYGITYVDHVTKFVFNGSSLGKLYSAKAVQIRCSQERYSIVNEGAAIGKITYKSDDVKQTAVSSAGWLDDVVTQSAGLDFNALIERVVERLTALENPSDYIPEQLKSKRRTRRKKGHSNNQ
- a CDS encoding PcfK-like family protein, with the translated sequence MFHLKSSLMKASENFKTAIENYLNQTALADAVFAKEFAKESKNLEGCCNYIFGEVKKTGLCAFDNQEIFDMAVRYYTDDSIGQPQPVNCKVLAGQPPAADLFTSVVEVPQNTAAVKTAPTAPKLESKTLTLFDL
- the mobC gene encoding conjugal transfer protein MobC, translating into MQTGENEQALRKILDMTRLISIVILGIHFYYYCYDAFSKWNLVSGFSDKILSNIKQTGLFSSFHKSKFLVLLFLLISLLGSKGRKDEKLGYKTAWAYLIMGLLIYFVSCLSLLFNVGVTARAGVYIIVASAGFLLILSGGTLMSRIIKNRLNQKDIFNKENETFPQEERLLENEYSINLPARYFLKDKIRNSWINIINPFRALMVLGTPGSGKSYFVIRHVITQHIKKGFSMFVYDFKYDDLSKIVYNTFEKNKHVYKVMPKCYFINFDKIMHRCNPLDPDGMEDITDASESARTILMGLNREWIKRQGDFFVESPINFLSAVIWYLRKYRSGEFCTLPHVIELMQADYDSLFTLLRTEKEIEVLINPFISAYQNEAMDQLEGQIATAKIAMARLSSPQLYYVLTGNDFTLDINNPDEPKIVCMGNNPQKIQIYGAVISLYVNRLVKLVNKKDRMKSSLVFDEFPTIYLNNMDSLIATARSNKVATCLGIQDFSQLRKDYGREQADVIMNITGNIISGQVTGDTSKQLSERFGKIMQDRESISINSGDTSISRSKQLESAVPPSKIAALSAGEFVGMVADNPDCKIELKTFHCEIINDHEALKKEENNFKEIPPVRKLDNAMIQRNYLQIKQDIHDIINSEMERLLNDPALAYLVLKKIIN
- a CDS encoding DUF7222 domain-containing protein: MQSYDGTKKQQLKAFLEDMQRSGCISGMISQFIYHADCKKFYIEHLDDLEDIRKEMEDSIGEAVKDRYGLPHYTFMCWLCFEEYCYDIYRNSFE
- a CDS encoding PcfJ domain-containing protein, translating into MIPKTNIEKQIVSLSETLSPVSQKMQVWAEKNIFIKWGVLSRGKFHCLECAHSWKPDAQKASCQKFINCNSCRGKLKMHQYNQVHFKEIEYFAVLDVCGGFQVVRIICSHKNMKKNCMPTYFHKEVMQHWINVKGEVRTLSLGTNVFSQAYDSWKYYTSLEIRPKSFEDSPKYRINPYKVYSSTKTISVLKRNGFKGSCCGIAPQILFTALLKDSHAETLLKTGQTDFLSHYLTSHSQHIRENWQAVKTCAKNHYKVKDFIMWEDYISLLRWFKKDLNNADLVCPENLEEVHDRLVERKRIIQRRQHIKELRQEIQQAQIGYEEQKKQFFGLEFTRENLSICVMESVHDFLEQGDMLRHCVFTNEYYKKKNSLILSARFENKPVETIEVALPSLEVLQCRGDKNKISPHHKKILKLLHQNLYQIKKRMKNKKEERAEI
- a CDS encoding single-stranded DNA-binding protein, whose amino-acid sequence is MEITGRLTRDAVVAKTAKDREVVNFSIAVNDTYKAKGSTETTKIVTYIDCSYWLSAGVAQWLKKGAMVELFGRVGVNAYLNSEGKAVASLTFHTSNIKILVFVSDAQALQEQSAPAENNKKEQPDDLPF
- a CDS encoding JAB domain-containing protein, yielding METSKTLQNWNQVAEIELVYKTKVKASERPFINSSKTAYQLALQSWNPDTIEFFEQFKIMLLNQSNKVLGIYEVSSGGISGTVVDLRLIFASALKANAVALIMIHNHPSGQFKPSEADKQITNKVKEAGRIMDITLMDHLIITPETYYSFVDEGAL